The following is a genomic window from uncultured Draconibacterium sp..
ACTAAAGGAATATTACCTGATTTTTGAAGATAATCCAAAAAAACTCAACCGCTTAATTGCCCATTTCGACGAAAATGGCGTTCCTCTTAATACAAGCTATATAGATGTAGAAGAAAAAAAACTTCATTATTATCCCATCTCGATAGGGCAATACGCCCTGGCAATTTACCATAATTGGTTGCATACGGGAAATTTGGAAAAAAAAGCACATTTTCTGCGTATTACCGAATGGTTTTATAATAACCGCGCCGAAGAAGAAACTCTTGGAACATATTGGCTCACCGATGTCCCCAAGCCTGAGCATCTTATTACCAGAGCCTGGAAATCGGCTTTTGCCCAAAGCCGTGCACTATCGGTTATGCTTCGGGCCTGGCAGCTAACAGGCGACAAAAAATATTTCGAATGCTGTAAAAAAGCACTTATCCCATTCACCAAAGACATTAACGAGGGTGGTGTGGCTATCCGCAGAAATAGAGGTGAAACCTTTTACGAAGAATACGTGGCAAAATATCCAACCCGGATAATCGACGGACATATTTTTGCACTATTCGGGCTCTATGATTTTGTCAGGGCAGTTCCCGATAAACTTGATCCGGATTCACACCGTTTGGCGAAAAGGTTATTCGACGAAGGAGTAGAAGGAATTGCAAACCAATGGCAAAAGCTCAATCTTGGATTTTGGATTCGTTACAGTTTGTCTGAGATTCCTGTTTATCCAAAGGATGATCCGTGCACCGTAAGTTATCTTCGGTTGATAGGAATGCAACTGAAAGTATTAATTAAACTAACTCAGCACCCAGAATTAATTCGTTTTTATGAAAAAATTAAAAGTGTAGATAAATTCCTCAACATTCTGAGGATGTATCGGTTAAAATATCAATCTTTAAAGAAACTCAATCGTTTGTAATATGTGTGGCATCCTGGGAATACACCAAAAGAACAGCAACAATACTAAATTGATGGACGAAATGCTCAATCTGATACAACATCGTGGTCCGGATGGAGCAACACAGGTTACCCATAATAATTTTACCCTGGGTCACCGGCGATTGGCCATTATCGACTTAAACACAGGCGACCAACCCATTTATAACGAAGACAACTCGATTTGTATAGTATTCAACGGCGAGATCTATAATTTTAAAGAATTACGTCAGGAGCTGCAGGCCAAGGGACATATATTCAGAACTCAAACCGATACCGAAGTAATCCTTCACGGATTTGAGGAATACAGCACTGCATTTTTTAGCAGGATGAACGGGATTTTTACCTTTGCCCTGCTCGATATTGTCAACAACACGCTCTTTTTAGCTCGCGATCATTTCGGAATAAAACCTTTACATTACTACCACAACGACGCTCTACTGGTATTTGGTTCCGAACAAAAAAGTATACTGCTACATCCGCAAGTTCCCCGCGAACTCAATAAACAAGCTTTACATCTACAATTAAATCTAAGGTATACACAAGGCGACGAGACTTTATTTAAACACATAAAACGATTACCTCCGGCCCACTACCTGAAATTCTCGGAAGGGAAGATCGAAATAAAACAATTCTGGGAACTAAAATACAACAACGTAAATCAATATATAAAAGAGAATGAAGCCATTGATGGGATGCATTTTTATATGAAACAGGCTGTAGAAAGACAGTTAGTAAGTGATGTACCTGTTGGCGTTTACCTTTCCGGAGGACTCGACTCCTCTACCATTGTACAAAAAATGCACGAACTCGGGGTAGAACAAATAAATACTTTCACCCTTGGCTTTAACGAACCCACCGACGAATTCACGGATGCAGAACAAATTGCCAAATATTTTGGCACTAACCACCACACCTTAA
Proteins encoded in this region:
- a CDS encoding D-glucuronyl C5-epimerase family protein, with the translated sequence MKQLGKVFFMLKKLKRDLFNRPDLQLSEDNKSRELKEYYLIFEDNPKKLNRLIAHFDENGVPLNTSYIDVEEKKLHYYPISIGQYALAIYHNWLHTGNLEKKAHFLRITEWFYNNRAEEETLGTYWLTDVPKPEHLITRAWKSAFAQSRALSVMLRAWQLTGDKKYFECCKKALIPFTKDINEGGVAIRRNRGETFYEEYVAKYPTRIIDGHIFALFGLYDFVRAVPDKLDPDSHRLAKRLFDEGVEGIANQWQKLNLGFWIRYSLSEIPVYPKDDPCTVSYLRLIGMQLKVLIKLTQHPELIRFYEKIKSVDKFLNILRMYRLKYQSLKKLNRL